GTTGCATTCCAGGATTTACCGGGTTGAATGGGTAGAAGCGGCCAGCCAATTTCGTATTCGTGCGCCGTATAGCGAAGGTCTCCCAGGGCCATATGTTAAGGAGCTAAGCCTTGGTCGATGGGACGTGGATTTGAAGCCAGGATTGCGCGGCGGCGAAAGTTTTGACGGTTCATCATCACTAGCGCCTCTTGATCCAGGTATTGCATCCGTTCAGCCGCTACCAGATGTGCCGCTCATTTTTCAGCCGGACATTCCAAAAATTCAAATAGAACTGCCCATGGATGGAGTTGAAAGCGCAGAAGATAAGTATTTTATCCACCTGAAAGGTAAAAGGACGCCGGTTTACTATGACGCTGATCCGGAGCTACCCGGCTGGACGTTGAATACGGGTGACTACGTTTGGAGAGATGCGAAAGGCGAATGGCGTAGCGTAGACGCGAAAGTGTATAGAAAACTCGAAGACAAGATTCCTCAAAGTAAGGAACACCAGATCTACACGTTTGCGCGACTGCCACGACTACCCACCAATACCACACCTATCGCACGGGAAGTTCACTACATTTGGATGGGTGATAGACTGCCCGGCGAAAAATTATTAATTAACCTTTCAAGAAACGCGGCAAAAAGTTCGGACCTGACTTTTATCCTCCATATCGATATAGATAGCGATCTGGCCTTTCATGATCTGTCTTCGCGTTTCACCAACCACCCTAATATTCATATTTCCAGGTTGAGAGATGAGGCTTTTTATTCGGACTTCCTGAAAAGCGAACTGGCACCAATGTTTAATTATTTCCGCTATGGAGACTATCAAAACCTGGCGGCGGCGTCCGATGTCCTCCGCTATCGATTGATTTACGAATACGGCGGAATCTACATGGATTGCGACGACACCATCGTGAGTTCTTTTGAAGGGATCAGCCTCGACGCGGGGCCTTGCGATGTGTTGATGGGGAACGAAATCAGTGCCCCATCAGTTAATTATGTCGGACCCAACACGAGTCACTTTGCCAGCCATCCTCGAAATCCGGTATTGAAAGAACTGATGCGGGAAATGCACGGGCGTTTCGTCAGTGAAGACCCTGTGTTTTTCACGACGCCGCGGCCCCATATAGACAGATCAACGGAAGAGCTGCGTGTTGGGTCGAAAGCGGCAATGGCCCCTTATATGACCAAGATCTTTGAATTGACGGGGCCAGGCTTATTTTCTGATGTCATCAGGAAGCTGCGGCCGGATTATTTTGATCTGTTGGCACGAAGCCTCAAGCCAGAGGTGATTATTTCCGCCGCCTATACCGAGCGTATGGAGGCTGCGCGGGACTTCTACTTCCCCTTCAAACGCAAAACCCGGATCCTGGCAGGGAGCGCAAACGAATGGTGAGTCGCCATACGATGAGCTCCACGCTTAGTCTTAAGGGCTAAAACCAGTCATCCTGCATAGCCAGGCACGTATCGTCGCGTGCTTCCAGTATCGTTAACTCATGATGGCAGCCCGGTATTTCCCATGTCAGAAAGTACCGGGCTGCCTGTAGTTTGCCTTTATAGAAACTCGCGTCAGCTGGGTTACCCTTGGTTAAACCTTCCTCAGCACGAATTGCTTGTTCCAGCCAGCGCCAGCCAATTACGGTGTGACCGAAAACTTTCAGGTACAAAGCTGAGTTAGACAAGCTGCTGTTGATTTTGCCTTCGCTCAGATCGGTCAGAAGGCCAATGGTTACCGTTTGCAAGCGCGCGACCAGTTGTTCCAACGGCTGGCGTAGCGGAGTTAATCCCTTGTACACCTGCGCCCGGGCAGTCGTATCGGCAATCAAGCGAATCAACTGCTGGAGTCCGGCGCCGCCGTTTTGCGCGAGCTTACGACCCAGCAAATCCAGCGATTGAATGCCGTGAGTGCCTTCATGAATCGGGTTCAGACGATTGTCGCGGTAATACTGCTCCACCGGATATTCACGGGTGTAACCATGCCCACCGAGAATCTGAATTGCCAGCTCATTGGCCTTGAGGCAAAACTCCGAAGGCCAGGACTTGACGATGGGTGTCAGCAAATCCAGCAACTCATGAGCCTGTTTCCGAACCTCGTCAGTTTCGCCGGTCGTTGTGTCATCGAACAAACGAGCGGCGTAGAGGCCAAGGTCAAAGGAGCCTTCGACGTAGGCTTTTTGCGTCAACAACATCCGTTTGATGTCGGCGTGTTGAATGATCGAAACCGGTGCGGTATCGGGATGTTTGTTGTCGGGCAGGCGCCCCTGTGGTCGTTCGCGGGCATATTCCAACGAGTACAAATAACCGGCGTAACCGAGCATTACAGCGCCCATGCCAACGCCGATTCGCGCCTCGTTCATCATTTGGAACATATAGCTCAGGCCCTGATGCGGTTTGCCCACTAAGTAGCCGATGCATTCGCCGTTGTCGCCGAAATTAAGCGCCGTTGACGTCGTGCCGCGCCAGCCCATTTTGTGAAACAGACCCGCCAAGAGCACGTCATTGCGTTTGCCCAAGCTGCCGTCATCGTTCACCAAAAATTTAGGCACGATGAACAGCGAAATGCCCTTCACCCCTGAAGGCGCATCCGGCAGTTTTGCCAAGACCATGTGCACGATGTTTTCAGACAGCGGATGGTCGCCACCCGAGATGAAAATCTTGTTGCCGCGCAGACGATAGGTGCCGTCCGCCGATGGCTCGGCCCGGGTACGAATGTCCGACAGCGACGAACCTGCATGGGGCTCGGTCAGCGCCATGGTGCCAAAAAAGCGCCCGTCGATCATGGGCTGCAAAAAGCGTTGCTTCTGCTCATCGCTGCCGAAGCTTTCAATCAGGTTGGCCGCGCCCATGGTCAAGAACGGGTAAGACGTTGACGCCGCGTTAGCCGACTGAAAGTGTGCAAAGCAGGCTTGAGACAACAGCGTGGGCAATTGCATGCCGCCCGCTTCAAAGCTGCGCGCGGCGTTCAGAAAGCCAGCTTCAAGAAACGCATCCACTGCCGGTTTTACTTCCGGGATCAGCACCGCTTCGCCGTTTTCATAGCGAGGCTCGTTTTCGTCACCCTTGCGGTTATGTGGGGCGAAAAACTTTTCGGCGATGGTCCGTGCGGTTCCGATCGCAGCATCGAACGTTTCGCGATTGTGCTCAGCGAACCTCTCGCGCTGGGTCAAGGCTTCGGCGTCCAGCACTTCATACAGCTCGAAAGCCAGGTTGCGTGAACTCAGAAGCATCTCGGACATGGCGGCCTACCTATTTTGGAATGGCTGAAGTCTAGGCGCAGACGCGAGAGGCTGAATAGCAAGATTGATGTGGGTGATGGAGGGGTAAAACGTGCAAGTGCGCAAGACCGTCCCGCGCATCATCGGCATGCGCCTGTGGATCTATGGTTTCTCTCGGGGCGCTGCCGAGGCCCGGGCGTTCGCCAACTGGCTGGAGGCACTGACCAAGGTCGAAGTGGAGGGCGAAACCTGTTACCTGTTCGCCGGAATCCCCATCAGCATTGGCTTCATGGGACTGTTCGATACCGTGGCCCCGTTTGCCGCCGGGCACATGGGTTGGGCCGATGACTCCATGCGTTTGCCGGATTCAGAGAAGTTTCTGGAGCGCTGCGTGCATTTGGTCGCGGCTCATGAACAGCGCGGCTGTTTTCCACTGGATTCGATTCGGCGCAAGGACAATCCTGACGATCCGAACGGCGGGTCAACCTACCGTAATGGAACGTTTGAATACCTGTACCCCGGCGTCCACTCGGATGTGGCGGTGGTTATGCGCCGGGTGAACAGGGGAAGGCGATAGCGGGAAGTCAGGATGTACTGTCGCAAATTCCGCTGCAGCATATGTATGCGGAAGCCTATTCCGTCGGAGCCCCATTGCAAGCGCCCTCGATTGCGCTCAGCGCTGAGCAGAAAGAAAACTGGCCATGGAACAGCTGGCGATCAAACTGGCCTACGAACAACGTATCGGTGCTGAAAAACCGACGACGTTCAACATGCGCAAAGCCTTCGAACCCAGCCTTGACCAAGCGCAAATGGACAACGCCATGGACGAGTTTCGCCGTGACTACGTGCCCTCTTTTTGGGGGCTGTCGTGGGACGCCGATACCGTTAGCCTTGCCACCCTCGCCCACGTCACCCTGGGCGGCTGGGTGTACTTGACCAACGAAGAGGACGAAGCCGAGGAATACATTCGAATGCGCCGAAAGGCCAATATCGTCTTCAACAAGCTCTACGCCCCCCGCAGTTTTGAAATCCTCAGCGATAGAGCGCAGACCCTGACCGATTTTTTCGACGAGCAGGTCCACGACTCCCGCGCCTGGTTCATGAACGCCGCCCTGGGCGAGCGCGAGTTATTCACCGATTACTTCCGCTACCGCTGCATTTTCTTCGACAACGAGTCGAGCAAGGCCCTGTCACCTCTGGTGTCCACTGAGCAAGTGATCGGCGTCGCTGTCGCGGTCGCCAGCATTGGCCTGAGCATCAAGCGTCATGACCCCCGTTATCTGGTGGGGTTGTTGGCACCGTCGTTTGGGATTCCGGTGTTTCGAGGCAAAGTCGGCCTGCCGGGCATCAGCGCCTTCGACACCCTGACCGGCATGGCCCTGCCCATGCTGAGCAACCTCGACAACCTCCGCGCCTTCACCCAAGACACCGGCGACGTACTGAAACTGGTTAACGCCTTGCCGATTCCGCCCACCCTCAGCGAAGAAACCGCCACCACGCCAGAGCTTAAAGCCCTGCTCAACGCCCACAAAACGGCGAAGGTCGCAGAAATGGCCAAAGACTTGTTCGACAGTCTTCCCGCCGAAGAGAAAACCAGTTGGCTGGACCAAATCAAAGGCGCCGTGGGTGGCTAATCCACCCACCTGTGGGAGCCAACGTGTTGGCCAAGGGGTTTGACGCGGTATGCCTGACAAAACGCCTCGCGAACACGTTCGCTCCTATAGGTCAACTGAACCTTCAACGCTGCGCAGCCAACAACTCTGCCAGCTGTTGCGGCGGCATTGGATACGCAAGCAGGTAACCTTGCGCCGAAGGGCAGCGCAATTCTTTAAGCCGCTCCAGTTGCGTTGGGGTTTCGATGCCTTCTGCCGTGATATCAAACCCGAGTTTTCGACCCAGCCACAAGATGCTTTGCACAATCGCCAGGGTCCGGCTATGGGTCATCATGCGTGAGACAAATGAGCGGTCGATTTTTATCGCGTCGATAGGATAACGATCAATGTAAGCCAATGAACTGTACCCGGTGCCGAAATCATCCAGCGCAACACGCACGCCTAATTCACGTACTTTTTTGAGTATCAAACCGATGGCTTCGGGCTCTTGGAGAAAAATATTCTCGGTAACCTCTATCTGCAGGCGGTTGGCAGGGAAGTGAGTATTGTGCAGAACCTGTTCCAGCTGGGCGATGAATCCGGAGTACTTAAGCTCTCGTCCGGAGACATTGACGTTGAGTTGTAAATCCATTTCCGGGTATCTGCTTTTCCATTCTTGAAGCTGCCTGCACGCTTCGCTCATGACCCAATAGCCAATTTCCTGAATGACGCCGATTTCTTCGGCGAAGGGGATGAACAGGTCAGGTCTCACCAGACCGCGCTGTGGGTTATTCCAGCGAATCAGTGCCTCGACCGCTTTCATATTGCCCGTCAGCAGGTCGTAGATCGGTTGGTAATGCAGCACGAACTCATTGCGAGCGATGGCTTGTTTGAGGGCACTCTGTAGCGATAGGGCTTCAATGGCTTTCTCGCGCATTGAATGGTCGAAAAGTGCGTATTGACCTCCGCCTTTGGACTTGGCGGTATACATGGCGACGTCGGCATCGCGCAGTAGCTCTTCGGGTGTCTCATGGCTTTTATTGATGCTGACGATGCCAATGCTGCAGGCGGTAAAGATGTCCTGCCCACAGATATGGAGCGGTGCCTGTAATTGCTCGATGATTCGCATCGCCAGAGCGGCAGCATCAGCGTCGGTTAATTGGCCCTCGACCAGAAGAACGAACTCATCGCCGCCGAATCTCGAGAGGATTTCAGATGGGCGCAAACACTGCTCAAGTCGACGAGCCACGGCAGAGAGCAGAAGGTCTCCAGTGCGATGCCCCAGGCTGTCGTTGACCAGCTTGAAGCGGTCCAGGTCCATGAACAAAATAGTGGCGTGAGGATGCCCTTTGAGTTGTCGCCGCTCGAACACCTGGCTTAGCCGCGCCATGATGAATGCGCGATTGTTTAGCTGGGTGAGGGCATCATGTGACGCGGCGTAGGACAACTCCTGCTCGATCTGTTGCCGCTCGACCAGCCTTATTTCCAACGCATTTTTTTCGGCCAATACCACGTGTGCTTTATGAGCGAGCTCTTCGGCCTCCTTTCGTTCGCTGATATCGCGTTGAACAGAGATCCAGTGGGTAAACCAACCGTGTTCATTGGCCACAGGAACGATACTCAGTTGAACCCAGAACTCGCTGCCATCGCGCCGCTTGTTCAGCAACTCGACTTCGATCGGTTGCCATCCTCCAAGGGCTGTCCTTATCTGGTTCAGGGTTTCGCGATTGGTGTTATCGCAGTGAAGTATGCGAGGTGTTTTTCCCAGCACCTCGGCTTCGCTGTAGCCGGTGGTGGCAGTAAAAGCGGCGTTGCAGTAGACGATTCGGGGTCCTGGTAGATCGACGGGTTCGGCCTCGGTGATCAGAATCGCGTCCTTGGCATGAACCACGACAGATTCCAGCAGCCGCAATCTTTCCATGATGTGTTCATCGAGATACGGTTGGGTCACGGGGGGGGCTCATTTCTTATGTACAACGTCCAGTTCGTACGGCGCGCACGATTCTCGATATCGAGTCTCGTCACGACAGGGTCACCCGGCCTAAAGACGCAACATCGCTGATGGCGCTTTGATGTGAGTGCATACCAACTTGTACATACTTACACGATAAACTTATACATAAATAAATCTATGTAAAAGCTTTGTATTAGTAAAAATCGCTGCTTCGTGACAGGGGAGGAGGGGCTAAACATGAAAAGGGGAGACGAAGCTCCCCTTTTTTCGTGCGCATCAGCCAATGGTCATTAAGCTCGCATTCCCTCCTGCGGCGGCGGTGTTCACACTCAACGCTCTCTCAATCACCAAACGTTCAAGCGCGATATTGGTTTCCCCGTGGGACAGTCCGTGAACCCCAATGATGGCACCATCGCGTTGGGCGATTTGCTGACAGACGGTCTGGAGCTGATCCGAGTCGCCATGATGCAGAACCGCATCAATGACCACGTCGTCTTTGTTCCAATCTGCTACCAGTTGGATGCGCGCTTGTAGGTCTTTAGGCAAACGAGTACGCAGGGTTTTGCCCAGTTCACTGTCAGGCCAGACAGCCGTGCTACCGACTGCCAAAACGGCTGCCAATTGAGTCAACAAGTCAGCTTCGCTTTCGGCCAGGCACAGCACATGCTCGCGCGGCAGAAGGCTGTAGCTGTTGCGTTCACCTGTTGGCCCGTTCAACACCCGAGTGATGCCGCTTTGCGACTGTGCTGCGAACTGATTGCACAGGGCGCCAAGCGGTTCAAGCTGTTGGCTGGCGGCCCAGGTTTGCAGTGCCTTGAGCGGTTTGCTCATGGCATCGCGCATTTGGGTGTTGGGTGTATTGAGCGCATCGCCACGGGCGAAGGATTGTTCGATGGCGTTCACGGGGCGCGTGGATAACAAACGATACAAGTACAGCGGGCCACCGGCTTTCGGGCCAGTGCCAGACAGACCTTCACCGCCGAAGGGCTGAACGCCGACTACCGCGCCCACAATGTTGCGGTTTACGTAAACGTTGCCCGCGTTGACGTTATCGATGACTTTGGCGATGGTTTCGTCGATGCGTGTGTGAACGCCCAAGGTCAACCCATAACCGGACGCGTTGATCTGACCTATTAACAGGTCGAGCTCTTTGCGCTTGTAGCGAACAACGTGCAACACCGGACCGAAGATCTCGCGCTGCAGTTCGTCGAAGCTTTCCAGTTCAATCAAGGTCGGCGTGACGTAGGTGCCACGTTTGATTTCATCACTGTCGGCAATGGCTAACTGATAAACGTTGCGGCCTTTGTCGCGCATGGCCTGAATGTGCCTCTCGATACCGGCCTTGGCTTCGGCGTCGATCACTGGGCCGATGTCGACAGACAGGCGTTCCGGATTGCCGAGACGGCATTCGGCCATGGCACCCTTGAGCATTTCGATCACGCGATCGGCGGAGTCTTCCTGCAAGCAGAGTACGCGCAAGGCCGAGCAGCGTTGACCCGCGCTGTCAAATGCCGAAGACACAACGTCGGTGACCACTTGTTCAGTCAGCGCCGAGG
The nucleotide sequence above comes from Pseudomonas sp. AB6. Encoded proteins:
- a CDS encoding acyl-CoA dehydrogenase; this translates as MSEMLLSSRNLAFELYEVLDAEALTQRERFAEHNRETFDAAIGTARTIAEKFFAPHNRKGDENEPRYENGEAVLIPEVKPAVDAFLEAGFLNAARSFEAGGMQLPTLLSQACFAHFQSANAASTSYPFLTMGAANLIESFGSDEQKQRFLQPMIDGRFFGTMALTEPHAGSSLSDIRTRAEPSADGTYRLRGNKIFISGGDHPLSENIVHMVLAKLPDAPSGVKGISLFIVPKFLVNDDGSLGKRNDVLLAGLFHKMGWRGTTSTALNFGDNGECIGYLVGKPHQGLSYMFQMMNEARIGVGMGAVMLGYAGYLYSLEYARERPQGRLPDNKHPDTAPVSIIQHADIKRMLLTQKAYVEGSFDLGLYAARLFDDTTTGETDEVRKQAHELLDLLTPIVKSWPSEFCLKANELAIQILGGHGYTREYPVEQYYRDNRLNPIHEGTHGIQSLDLLGRKLAQNGGAGLQQLIRLIADTTARAQVYKGLTPLRQPLEQLVARLQTVTIGLLTDLSEGKINSSLSNSALYLKVFGHTVIGWRWLEQAIRAEEGLTKGNPADASFYKGKLQAARYFLTWEIPGCHHELTILEARDDTCLAMQDDWF
- a CDS encoding putative bifunctional diguanylate cyclase/phosphodiesterase; the encoded protein is MTQPYLDEHIMERLRLLESVVVHAKDAILITEAEPVDLPGPRIVYCNAAFTATTGYSEAEVLGKTPRILHCDNTNRETLNQIRTALGGWQPIEVELLNKRRDGSEFWVQLSIVPVANEHGWFTHWISVQRDISERKEAEELAHKAHVVLAEKNALEIRLVERQQIEQELSYAASHDALTQLNNRAFIMARLSQVFERRQLKGHPHATILFMDLDRFKLVNDSLGHRTGDLLLSAVARRLEQCLRPSEILSRFGGDEFVLLVEGQLTDADAAALAMRIIEQLQAPLHICGQDIFTACSIGIVSINKSHETPEELLRDADVAMYTAKSKGGGQYALFDHSMREKAIEALSLQSALKQAIARNEFVLHYQPIYDLLTGNMKAVEALIRWNNPQRGLVRPDLFIPFAEEIGVIQEIGYWVMSEACRQLQEWKSRYPEMDLQLNVNVSGRELKYSGFIAQLEQVLHNTHFPANRLQIEVTENIFLQEPEAIGLILKKVRELGVRVALDDFGTGYSSLAYIDRYPIDAIKIDRSFVSRMMTHSRTLAIVQSILWLGRKLGFDITAEGIETPTQLERLKELRCPSAQGYLLAYPMPPQQLAELLAAQR